A genomic segment from Rhodothermus sp. encodes:
- the infB gene encoding translation initiation factor IF-2, which produces MAKKFKIRLFKLARELNVGIDTIEQQLKELGYARALSGRGANAVLEDEAAYEALLEAFAHDREMAARLKELREARGEAARAAKVEPEPPATEEVEEAEADGAYAETEAVTTTEEVVPEAVDEAVAVEVQEPAEASEAPAEATDEVVEEPETGEEVEVEEAAEETAEETTEVAESIEATGPEVQEDISETETPVVEAETITAPETEQAEEDEVIRAQRYQLQGAKVIGKIDLSKLEEDDARPGKRKRKRKRKAKPAPEAVAKVTVEEDEPEKPRAKRKRKRKRIRRVDEEEVEQSLQETLRELEQGVSRIRQRRRRERRERHAQEREREAQQEAQEARKLRVTEYISTGELAELMGVDVSEVISALFNAGMIVSINQRLDADTIQFVADEFGYEVEFITDYNELEIEIPEDRPEDLRPRAPIVTVMGHVDHGKTSLLDYIRNTNVVAGEAGGITQHIGAYHVELPDGRHLTFLDTPGHEAFTAMRARGAKVTDIVILVVAADDGVMPQTVEAINHAKAAGVPIVVAITKIDKPEANPQRVMQQLAENGVLVEQYGGQVQCALVSAKTGEGVDDLLEKVLLEAELHELKANPNRPAVGTIIESRVEKGRGNVATVLVQNGTLRVGDPFVAGVTSGRVRAMFDERGKRVREAGPSIPVLVLGFDELPEVGDQFVVMPDEKEARAIAQKRQQIRREQMLRKQRRISLDEISRRMAQGGSLKELNLIIKGDVAGSVEALTDALLKLSTDEVAVNIIHGGVGAITESDVMLASASDAIIIGFQVRPSSSARQLAEREHVDIRLYSVIYQAIEEVRDALEGLLSPEKTEQVVGVAEVRETFKIPKVGTVAGCRVVEGRIRRGDRVRVIRDGVVIYEGTISSLRRFKDDVREVQSGYECGVGIENFNDIKVGDQIEAFEIVEQRRKLEVR; this is translated from the coding sequence ATGGCAAAGAAGTTTAAAATTCGGCTTTTTAAGCTGGCCCGTGAGCTGAACGTTGGCATCGACACGATTGAGCAGCAGCTCAAGGAGCTGGGCTATGCCCGGGCCCTCTCGGGTCGGGGAGCCAATGCTGTGTTGGAAGATGAGGCAGCCTATGAGGCGCTGCTGGAGGCATTTGCTCACGACCGAGAGATGGCAGCCCGGCTCAAGGAATTGCGAGAGGCCCGGGGTGAAGCGGCTCGTGCCGCCAAGGTTGAGCCGGAGCCTCCAGCGACTGAAGAAGTGGAGGAGGCGGAAGCAGATGGGGCGTATGCGGAAACGGAAGCAGTGACAACGACCGAGGAGGTAGTTCCTGAAGCGGTCGATGAAGCCGTAGCGGTTGAGGTTCAGGAGCCCGCTGAAGCGTCCGAAGCGCCCGCTGAAGCTACGGATGAAGTAGTAGAGGAGCCCGAGACAGGGGAGGAGGTAGAAGTTGAAGAGGCAGCTGAAGAAACCGCTGAAGAAACGACAGAAGTTGCCGAGTCGATTGAAGCAACCGGTCCGGAGGTTCAGGAGGACATATCAGAGACGGAGACGCCGGTTGTTGAAGCCGAGACCATAACAGCTCCTGAGACCGAGCAAGCAGAAGAGGACGAAGTCATTCGGGCGCAACGCTATCAGCTTCAGGGGGCTAAAGTCATTGGTAAGATTGATCTCTCCAAGCTTGAAGAAGACGATGCACGACCTGGCAAGCGCAAGCGTAAACGCAAGCGTAAGGCGAAGCCAGCGCCGGAAGCGGTAGCCAAGGTGACCGTTGAAGAGGACGAGCCAGAAAAGCCACGTGCCAAGCGCAAACGCAAGCGCAAACGTATTCGTCGGGTTGATGAGGAGGAGGTTGAGCAGTCGCTTCAGGAAACGCTACGCGAGCTGGAGCAGGGCGTCAGTCGCATTCGTCAGCGACGCCGTCGAGAGCGCCGGGAGCGTCATGCCCAGGAACGCGAACGTGAAGCGCAGCAGGAAGCGCAGGAGGCACGTAAGCTGCGCGTCACGGAATATATTTCTACAGGCGAGCTGGCCGAATTGATGGGGGTCGATGTCAGCGAGGTGATCTCGGCGCTTTTCAATGCAGGCATGATTGTCTCGATCAATCAGCGGCTGGACGCCGACACGATCCAGTTTGTGGCTGATGAATTCGGCTACGAGGTTGAGTTCATCACCGACTATAACGAACTGGAGATCGAAATCCCCGAGGACCGTCCGGAAGATCTTCGGCCCCGGGCGCCCATTGTCACGGTGATGGGGCATGTCGACCATGGGAAGACGTCTTTGTTGGACTATATCCGCAATACAAACGTGGTGGCTGGTGAGGCGGGGGGCATCACGCAGCATATCGGAGCGTACCATGTAGAACTGCCGGATGGGCGACACCTTACGTTTCTGGACACGCCGGGACATGAGGCCTTTACGGCCATGCGGGCACGCGGTGCGAAGGTGACCGACATTGTGATTCTGGTGGTGGCTGCCGACGATGGGGTGATGCCTCAGACGGTTGAAGCCATCAACCATGCCAAGGCGGCTGGCGTGCCCATTGTCGTGGCCATTACCAAGATCGATAAGCCGGAGGCCAATCCGCAGCGCGTCATGCAACAGCTGGCCGAAAACGGGGTGCTGGTTGAGCAGTACGGGGGACAGGTGCAGTGTGCGCTGGTATCGGCCAAGACCGGGGAGGGTGTCGATGATCTGCTGGAAAAGGTGCTGCTGGAAGCGGAGCTACACGAGCTGAAGGCGAACCCCAACCGTCCAGCTGTTGGGACCATTATCGAGAGCCGGGTAGAAAAAGGGCGGGGCAATGTGGCTACGGTACTGGTTCAGAATGGGACGCTCCGGGTAGGTGATCCGTTTGTGGCCGGGGTAACCAGTGGTCGGGTACGGGCGATGTTTGATGAGCGCGGAAAGCGGGTCAGGGAGGCTGGTCCATCGATTCCAGTCCTGGTGCTTGGTTTTGATGAGTTGCCCGAGGTGGGCGACCAGTTTGTGGTCATGCCCGATGAGAAAGAAGCGCGCGCCATTGCTCAGAAGCGGCAGCAGATCCGCCGGGAGCAGATGCTACGCAAACAGCGTCGCATTTCGCTGGATGAAATCAGCCGGCGGATGGCCCAGGGCGGTTCCCTGAAGGAGCTGAACCTGATTATCAAGGGCGATGTCGCCGGATCGGTCGAGGCATTGACCGATGCCCTGCTGAAGCTTTCGACCGACGAGGTGGCTGTGAATATTATTCATGGCGGTGTGGGCGCAATCACAGAAAGCGATGTAATGCTGGCGTCGGCCTCCGATGCGATCATCATTGGCTTTCAGGTGCGCCCGAGCAGTAGCGCGCGCCAGCTGGCCGAACGTGAGCATGTGGACATCCGGCTTTATTCAGTCATCTATCAGGCGATCGAGGAAGTGCGCGACGCGCTGGAGGGGCTCCTTTCGCCCGAGAAGACCGAACAGGTGGTGGGCGTGGCCGAGGTGCGCGAAACCTTCAAGATCCCGAAAGTGGGTACGGTGGCAGGTTGCCGTGTGGTCGAAGGGCGTATCCGCCGGGGCGATCGCGTGCGGGTCATTCGCGATGGGGTGGTGATCTACGAAGGCACCATTTCGTCGCTCAGGCGCTTCAAAGATGACGTGCGGGAGGTGCAAAGCGGCTATGAGTGTGGGGTAGGGATTGAGAATTTCAACGACATCAAGGTGGGGGACCAGATCGAAGCCTTTGAAATTGTCGAACAGCGGCGCAAACTGGAGGTCCGATGA
- the rbfA gene encoding 30S ribosome-binding factor RbfA, which translates to MSSSIRVQRVGSLLKRELADILQHEFGDQLPPMTTVTDVQPTRDLSIAKVYVSIYAPAEQKQAAFRRLQELTPQIRTVLAQRIRHQMRFMPELRFILDETMERAQRVEELLARIREERARREGQTS; encoded by the coding sequence ATGAGCAGCAGCATTCGGGTGCAGCGTGTGGGCAGCCTGCTCAAGCGTGAGCTGGCCGATATTTTGCAGCACGAGTTCGGGGATCAGCTGCCTCCTATGACCACAGTCACGGATGTACAACCGACGCGGGATCTGTCCATTGCTAAGGTGTACGTGAGTATCTATGCGCCTGCGGAACAAAAGCAGGCCGCATTTCGACGTCTTCAGGAACTGACGCCCCAGATTCGGACCGTCCTGGCGCAACGTATTCGACACCAGATGCGCTTCATGCCCGAGCTTCGCTTTATTCTGGATGAGACCATGGAACGGGCGCAGCGGGTTGAAGAGCTGCTGGCACGCATTCGCGAAGAGCGGGCCCGCCGTGAAGGTCAGACCTCCTGA
- the truB gene encoding tRNA pseudouridine(55) synthase TruB, with product MSVPLLESPDHLVYGYPRLPDRWEAAVLLIDKPRGLTSFDVIRRLRKLLRVRKIGHAGTLDPLATGLLICLVGRATRWMTYFMAQDKEYEGVLRLGEITPSYDAETEVIARRPWEHLTDEDLERVRQQFVGELVQQVPAYSAVKVKGKRLYKQVRTGQVVDLPRRRVQIYAFDLLGREGPDVTFRVHCSKGTYIRSLVHDFGQALGCGAHLVALRRTRSGPYRVEQAWTLEALAEALKARALIPPERSHEV from the coding sequence ATGTCCGTACCACTCCTGGAAAGTCCGGACCATCTGGTTTATGGTTATCCGCGCCTGCCCGATCGGTGGGAGGCGGCTGTTCTACTGATTGATAAACCCCGTGGACTTACTTCTTTTGATGTGATTCGTCGGCTTCGGAAGTTGTTGCGCGTGCGCAAAATCGGGCACGCTGGTACACTCGACCCGCTGGCCACGGGCCTGCTTATCTGTCTGGTAGGGCGTGCGACACGCTGGATGACCTACTTTATGGCTCAGGATAAGGAATACGAGGGGGTTTTGCGCCTTGGTGAGATTACGCCATCCTATGATGCTGAGACCGAAGTGATAGCGCGTCGCCCCTGGGAGCATCTGACGGATGAAGATCTGGAGCGTGTCCGACAGCAGTTTGTGGGCGAGCTTGTGCAGCAGGTGCCTGCCTATTCGGCGGTGAAAGTTAAAGGAAAAAGGCTTTACAAGCAGGTACGTACGGGTCAGGTGGTGGATCTTCCGCGTCGTCGTGTTCAGATCTATGCGTTTGATCTGCTGGGGCGTGAGGGCCCTGATGTAACCTTCCGGGTGCATTGTTCGAAGGGCACCTATATTCGCAGCCTGGTGCATGACTTCGGGCAGGCGCTGGGATGTGGTGCGCATCTGGTGGCGCTCCGTCGTACACGCTCAGGGCCTTATCGCGTGGAACAGGCCTGGACCCTGGAAGCTCTGGCCGAGGCGCTGAAAGCACGGGCGTTGATACCTCCGGAGCGAAGCCATGAGGTTTGA
- a CDS encoding bifunctional riboflavin kinase/FAD synthetase gives MRFERGLEQVSHDARSVVTVGTFDGVHQGHRAVLQFLMGRAQERNGVSTVLSFDPHPREVLRGEPVPLLTTIEERAELLAELGIDRFIVLPFTPALAAMPARRFVEEILVRRIGLQAICVGYDHTFGRNREGNVALLQQLGPRYGFAVDVIPPQVVDDRTVSSTLIRTLLVREGAVRQAAALLGRPYMLQATVVRGDGRGRMLGFPTANLHPVHPRKLIPRNGVYAVRVWLPETTTPRDGMMNIGMRPTFAGERRTLEVHVLDFEGDLYGQQIRIDFIERLRDEQRFPSVEALREQLFRDRQRCMEVLRASV, from the coding sequence ATGAGGTTTGAGCGTGGACTGGAGCAAGTATCGCATGATGCACGCTCGGTGGTGACCGTTGGCACCTTCGACGGCGTGCACCAGGGCCATCGGGCCGTGTTGCAGTTTCTGATGGGTCGGGCCCAGGAGCGCAATGGCGTCAGTACCGTGCTCAGTTTTGATCCGCATCCGCGCGAGGTGTTGCGTGGAGAGCCGGTTCCTTTGCTGACAACGATAGAGGAGCGGGCCGAGCTGCTGGCCGAACTGGGCATTGACCGGTTTATTGTGCTCCCCTTTACGCCGGCGTTGGCTGCGATGCCAGCACGCCGATTTGTTGAAGAAATCCTCGTGCGTCGCATCGGGCTGCAAGCGATCTGTGTGGGCTACGATCATACGTTTGGACGTAACCGGGAGGGCAACGTCGCGCTGTTGCAGCAGCTGGGACCGCGGTACGGCTTTGCGGTCGATGTCATTCCTCCGCAGGTAGTGGATGATCGTACTGTTTCATCTACGCTGATCCGGACACTCCTGGTACGTGAGGGCGCAGTGCGCCAGGCGGCCGCATTGCTGGGACGGCCCTACATGCTCCAGGCGACCGTGGTGCGTGGAGATGGACGTGGGCGCATGCTGGGATTCCCGACAGCGAACCTGCACCCTGTACATCCACGTAAGCTGATACCGCGCAACGGCGTCTATGCCGTTCGGGTGTGGTTACCCGAAACAACAACACCCAGAGATGGCATGATGAACATCGGCATGCGTCCCACGTTTGCCGGCGAACGACGTACGCTGGAAGTCCATGTTCTGGACTTCGAAGGCGACCTGTACGGGCAGCAGATTCGGATAGACTTTATCGAGCGTCTTCGGGACGAGCAACGCTTTCCCTCTGTCGAGGCGCTTCGGGAGCAACTTTTTCGCGACCGCCAGCGTTGTATGGAAGTACTGCGGGCCTCAGTATGA
- the rpsO gene encoding 30S ribosomal protein S15 has protein sequence MISKERKRELIRKYGAHEHDTGRPEVQIAIFTHRINALTEHLKRHPKDFSTRRGLLKLVGKRRRLLNYLMREDIERYRAIIEELGIRK, from the coding sequence ATGATCAGCAAAGAACGCAAACGTGAACTGATTCGGAAGTACGGCGCTCACGAGCACGATACAGGGCGCCCCGAAGTACAGATAGCGATCTTTACTCACCGCATCAACGCATTGACCGAGCATCTAAAGCGCCATCCCAAGGATTTTTCCACGCGCCGTGGCCTGCTGAAGCTGGTCGGTAAACGGCGTCGCCTGCTCAATTATCTCATGCGTGAAGACATTGAGCGTTACCGCGCAATTATTGAGGAGTTGGGCATTCGTAAGTAA
- the pnp gene encoding polyribonucleotide nucleotidyltransferase: MMTQATIHEIEFAPGKTLRLETGRLAKQADGAVVVRQGDTMVLCTAVLADEPREGQSFFPLTVEYREKFAAGGKIPGGFIKREGRPTDKEILSSRLIDRAIRPLFPEGFFHDVQIICYVISADDRYDADVLAGTGASAALLLAGAPFEGPIAEVRVGRIDGQFVVNPSLQELEQSDINLVVAGKEDAIVMVEGEMKEVSEADMLEALEVAHEAIRTLCRGQLEFVKAHGQPEPFAYQATTLPEELVARVRELAVPKLEAHLHAPYEKQRFYEGLERIGEETVATLLSTTDEAGHQVLAEATPEGWTADQIRKAVAQVTREVMRQMILREGRRIDGRSLEEIRPIWMEVGYLPRVHGSAIFTRGETQVMASVTLGTSKDVQMIDQIFVTGDKRFFLHYEFPPFSTGELRFLRGPGRREIGHGYLAERALAAVLPDESTFPYTIRVNADVLESNGSSSMASVCAGSLALMDAGVPVAKHVAGVAMGLIKEGDQVAILTDILGTEDHLGDMDFKVAGTREGITACQMDIKIGGLTREILQRALEQARRARMYILDLMEQTIEAPRPELSPYAPRLTQITIDPEFIGAVIGPGGRVVQGIQRETDTTIEIEERDGVGVVTVAATNQENARRAIEMIKQIVAVPEVGAEYEGIVRSIQSFGAIVEIMPGKEGLLHISELDHGYVKDIHDYLKVGDKVRVKLIEIREDGKLRLSRKAFLPPPEPEAKNGEPARAQVAGRSGASTRGRASGRPHGPGHGRGGRGGRGRGPDRGRGGRRH; the protein is encoded by the coding sequence ATGATGACGCAGGCAACGATTCACGAGATTGAATTTGCCCCTGGGAAAACGCTGCGTCTGGAGACCGGGCGGCTGGCCAAGCAGGCCGATGGGGCCGTGGTCGTCCGACAGGGCGATACCATGGTGCTCTGTACGGCCGTGCTGGCCGACGAGCCGCGGGAGGGACAGAGTTTTTTCCCGCTGACGGTAGAGTATCGGGAAAAATTTGCAGCAGGGGGTAAAATTCCTGGCGGCTTCATCAAGCGTGAAGGACGTCCGACGGATAAGGAAATCCTATCCTCACGCCTGATTGACCGGGCAATCCGTCCGCTGTTTCCGGAGGGCTTTTTCCATGATGTGCAGATCATCTGCTATGTGATTTCTGCCGACGATCGGTATGATGCCGACGTGCTGGCGGGTACTGGTGCCTCGGCGGCGTTATTGCTGGCCGGCGCCCCGTTTGAGGGACCCATCGCCGAGGTGCGTGTAGGACGCATCGACGGTCAGTTTGTGGTCAATCCCTCGCTTCAGGAGCTGGAGCAGAGCGACATCAACCTGGTGGTGGCCGGCAAAGAGGACGCCATCGTGATGGTCGAGGGCGAAATGAAAGAGGTCAGTGAAGCAGATATGCTTGAAGCCCTCGAGGTGGCGCATGAGGCCATCCGCACGCTCTGCCGGGGACAGCTCGAATTCGTAAAAGCACATGGCCAGCCCGAGCCATTCGCCTACCAGGCAACAACGCTGCCGGAGGAGCTGGTGGCCCGCGTGCGTGAGCTGGCCGTGCCGAAGTTGGAGGCACACTTGCACGCACCGTATGAGAAGCAGCGCTTTTACGAAGGACTGGAGCGAATCGGCGAGGAGACGGTTGCAACCCTGCTGAGCACGACCGATGAGGCGGGCCACCAGGTGCTGGCTGAGGCGACTCCTGAGGGCTGGACGGCCGATCAGATCCGGAAAGCTGTGGCGCAGGTAACCCGTGAGGTGATGCGCCAGATGATCCTGCGAGAAGGACGCCGGATCGATGGCCGCAGCCTGGAGGAGATCCGCCCCATCTGGATGGAGGTGGGATATCTGCCCCGGGTGCACGGATCGGCTATCTTTACCCGGGGCGAAACTCAGGTCATGGCTTCGGTAACGCTCGGCACGTCGAAAGACGTGCAGATGATTGACCAGATTTTCGTCACAGGCGATAAGCGTTTCTTCCTCCACTACGAGTTTCCGCCTTTTTCCACAGGGGAGCTTCGGTTTCTGCGGGGGCCGGGACGTCGAGAGATTGGTCATGGTTATCTGGCCGAGCGGGCACTGGCCGCGGTACTGCCGGATGAATCTACGTTCCCCTATACGATTCGTGTGAATGCCGATGTGCTGGAGTCAAACGGCTCCTCGTCGATGGCCAGTGTATGTGCCGGCTCCCTGGCGCTTATGGACGCCGGTGTACCTGTAGCCAAGCATGTGGCCGGCGTGGCCATGGGCCTGATCAAAGAGGGAGACCAGGTGGCTATTCTGACCGACATTCTCGGTACGGAAGACCATCTGGGCGATATGGACTTTAAAGTGGCCGGCACGCGTGAGGGTATTACCGCCTGCCAGATGGATATCAAGATTGGTGGGTTGACGCGAGAGATTCTGCAACGCGCATTGGAGCAAGCGCGCCGTGCCCGGATGTATATCCTGGATCTGATGGAACAGACGATCGAAGCACCACGCCCGGAGCTGTCTCCCTATGCCCCACGGCTAACCCAGATCACCATCGATCCGGAATTCATTGGCGCCGTGATCGGTCCGGGCGGCCGTGTGGTCCAGGGGATTCAGCGCGAGACAGACACGACCATCGAGATCGAAGAGCGCGATGGGGTGGGGGTAGTTACGGTGGCAGCCACGAATCAGGAGAATGCCCGGCGCGCTATCGAAATGATCAAACAGATTGTCGCAGTGCCCGAGGTTGGGGCCGAATACGAGGGCATTGTGCGCAGCATTCAAAGCTTTGGCGCTATTGTGGAGATCATGCCCGGTAAGGAAGGGCTGCTCCACATCTCCGAACTGGATCATGGCTATGTCAAAGACATCCATGATTACCTGAAAGTAGGCGACAAAGTCCGGGTCAAGTTGATCGAGATTCGTGAGGATGGCAAGCTGCGCCTCAGCCGCAAGGCTTTTCTGCCGCCGCCGGAACCTGAGGCAAAAAATGGCGAGCCGGCGCGTGCGCAGGTAGCCGGACGAAGTGGCGCGTCGACGCGCGGACGTGCTTCGGGACGTCCCCATGGCCCTGGCCACGGTCGGGGTGGTCGGGGAGGACGGGGACGCGGACCGGACCGTGGCCGGGGCGGCCGTCGCCATTAA
- a CDS encoding pitrilysin family protein, which yields MSVQMLTDTTTYQKTVLPCGLRIVTETIPSVRSVAVGLWVDVGSRDEAEEEAGITHFIEHMVFKGTERRRTHQIAQRIEYVGGYLNAFTTKEHTCYYVRVLDEYLERALDTLIDLAFRPRFPEREIEKEKEVILEEMKMYEDTPDEYIFDLFEALVYAGHPLGRPIVGRAETVRSFSRAMLLDFMERHYTPDRMVLAAAGRLVHARVVALTERLLRGVPLRPSNHRQRLPAPPYRPGERVERRSVQQAHLVLGGRGYDLHHPQRAALTVLNTLLGGGMASRLNQHIRERYGYCYNIYSFVNLHADVGDWGVYMGTDPRRVDRAEQLIRRELDKLVQAPVGQRVLTHAKNQVKGTLMLGQESMNNRMMRLGRQELYFGRYYSLDEALQEVDQVTAEEVQQVARSLFAEQEYSKVVLLPE from the coding sequence ATGTCGGTGCAAATGCTAACGGATACCACCACCTATCAGAAAACGGTATTACCGTGCGGCTTGCGTATCGTAACCGAGACGATCCCTTCAGTTCGGTCGGTGGCCGTCGGGCTCTGGGTGGACGTGGGAAGCCGGGATGAAGCCGAAGAAGAAGCCGGTATCACCCACTTTATTGAGCATATGGTTTTTAAGGGAACCGAGCGGCGTCGTACGCACCAGATTGCACAACGTATCGAATATGTGGGTGGATACCTGAACGCGTTCACCACGAAGGAACATACCTGTTACTATGTGCGCGTGTTGGATGAATACCTGGAGCGGGCACTGGATACGCTGATTGATCTGGCTTTTCGGCCGCGTTTCCCGGAACGGGAAATCGAAAAGGAGAAGGAGGTGATTCTGGAGGAGATGAAGATGTACGAGGATACGCCGGATGAATACATCTTTGATCTTTTTGAAGCGCTTGTTTATGCCGGGCATCCATTGGGACGTCCTATCGTGGGACGGGCAGAGACAGTACGGTCCTTTTCGCGGGCGATGTTGCTGGACTTTATGGAGCGGCATTACACGCCTGATCGCATGGTGCTGGCAGCAGCCGGTCGGCTTGTGCACGCGCGCGTAGTAGCGCTTACGGAGCGATTACTACGCGGCGTGCCGTTGCGCCCCTCCAATCATCGGCAGCGGTTGCCGGCCCCTCCTTATCGCCCTGGCGAGCGGGTGGAACGACGCAGTGTGCAGCAGGCGCATCTGGTGTTAGGGGGGCGTGGCTACGATCTGCACCATCCGCAACGGGCAGCCCTCACCGTACTCAACACCTTGCTGGGAGGGGGGATGGCCAGCCGATTGAATCAGCATATCCGGGAGCGGTACGGTTACTGCTACAACATTTACTCGTTTGTTAATCTACATGCGGATGTAGGAGACTGGGGCGTTTACATGGGCACGGATCCGCGTCGGGTGGATCGGGCGGAGCAGCTCATCCGGCGTGAGCTGGACAAGCTGGTGCAGGCACCGGTGGGGCAGCGTGTGTTGACCCATGCCAAGAATCAGGTAAAAGGCACGTTGATGTTAGGGCAGGAGAGCATGAACAATCGGATGATGCGCTTAGGCCGACAGGAGCTGTATTTTGGTCGCTATTACAGTCTGGACGAGGCGTTGCAGGAGGTCGATCAGGTGACGGCCGAGGAGGTACAGCAGGTGGCGCGGTCGTTGTTTGCGGAGCAGGAGTATTCGAAAGTGGTGTTATTGCCCGAGTGA
- a CDS encoding SDR family oxidoreductase, producing MQKILVTGGAGFIGSHVAEALLAQGHEVHILDDFSSGREENIPGGAVVHRMDVRDKAVAALFAREQFAILIHHAAQMDVRRSVADPKFDADVNIMGLLNLMEAGRQYGLEKVIFASTGGAIYGEPDYVPQDEAHPVRPLSPYGITKLASEKYLYFYEQQYGIRYVALRYANVYGPRQNPHGEAGVVAIFTQRMLEGKQPIIYGSGEQTRDFVYVGDVVAANLAALTYEGSGVFNIGTGIETSVNQLFHMLRDLINPEVPERHGEAKPGEQQRSVLGYERARQILGWEPRVSLQEGLRRTVAWFRAHVTVG from the coding sequence ATGCAAAAAATACTGGTCACTGGAGGTGCCGGCTTTATCGGATCGCACGTAGCCGAAGCGCTGCTGGCTCAAGGGCACGAAGTGCATATCCTGGACGACTTCTCATCGGGACGCGAAGAGAACATTCCGGGGGGCGCGGTTGTCCACCGTATGGATGTACGAGATAAGGCGGTTGCCGCGCTTTTCGCTCGGGAGCAATTTGCCATCCTGATTCATCATGCCGCGCAGATGGATGTGCGCCGTTCGGTAGCCGATCCGAAATTTGATGCGGATGTCAACATCATGGGGCTACTGAACCTGATGGAAGCCGGTCGGCAGTATGGGTTGGAGAAGGTCATTTTTGCTTCGACCGGGGGGGCCATCTATGGGGAGCCAGACTATGTACCGCAGGATGAAGCGCATCCGGTACGACCACTTTCGCCCTATGGCATTACCAAGCTGGCCTCCGAGAAGTACCTCTACTTTTATGAACAGCAGTACGGTATTCGCTACGTTGCGCTGCGTTATGCCAATGTATATGGGCCGCGTCAGAATCCACATGGCGAAGCCGGTGTGGTGGCGATTTTTACCCAGCGCATGCTTGAGGGCAAGCAACCGATCATTTATGGATCGGGCGAGCAGACGCGCGACTTTGTGTACGTCGGTGATGTGGTGGCGGCCAATCTGGCCGCGCTGACTTATGAGGGGTCTGGCGTTTTTAACATCGGTACTGGTATTGAGACCAGCGTCAACCAGCTTTTTCATATGCTGCGTGATCTGATCAATCCGGAGGTACCGGAGAGGCACGGAGAGGCCAAACCAGGCGAGCAGCAACGCAGCGTGCTGGGATATGAGCGGGCACGTCAGATACTGGGGTGGGAACCGCGCGTGTCGCTTCAGGAAGGATTGCGACGCACTGTGGCATGGTTCCGTGCGCATGTAACTGTAGGCTAA
- a CDS encoding segregation/condensation protein A: MYRVRLPVFEGPLDLLLYFIRRDELDIYDIPVARIADEFLAYVRLMEELDLDGVGDFLYLAAVLLHIKAQMLLPRPPAETDEEAPAEDPRQELVARLLNYLRYKEAAARLDAYAEARQRLYTRGAAAGSGDEQASVGPPPLAPVSILELLGALRKVLERRVPPPDHTVRREIYSVEVQRRYVQTQLQRRKRCSFTALVVGKPRGFVIATFLAVLELARQGQVWLHLQENGDDFLIELTEALSVEETYAAA, from the coding sequence ATGTATCGCGTTCGGCTGCCCGTCTTCGAGGGGCCCCTGGATCTGCTCCTGTATTTCATCCGGCGGGATGAGCTGGACATCTACGACATTCCGGTGGCACGTATTGCCGACGAATTCCTGGCCTATGTGCGGCTGATGGAGGAGCTGGATCTGGATGGCGTGGGAGACTTTCTCTATCTGGCAGCGGTGCTGTTGCACATTAAAGCGCAGATGCTGTTGCCTCGGCCTCCTGCCGAAACGGATGAAGAGGCGCCGGCTGAGGATCCCAGACAGGAGCTGGTAGCGCGTCTGCTGAATTACTTGCGTTACAAGGAAGCGGCTGCTCGGCTTGATGCCTATGCCGAAGCCCGCCAAAGACTTTATACGCGGGGAGCAGCTGCGGGAAGCGGGGACGAACAGGCAAGCGTCGGACCACCACCGCTGGCGCCCGTCTCGATACTGGAGTTGCTGGGGGCCTTACGGAAAGTGCTGGAGCGGAGGGTGCCCCCGCCCGACCACACCGTTCGGCGGGAGATCTACAGTGTGGAGGTACAGAGGCGCTACGTGCAGACGCAGCTCCAACGACGAAAGCGGTGTTCGTTTACGGCGCTGGTGGTCGGAAAGCCTCGTGGTTTTGTGATTGCGACGTTTCTGGCTGTACTGGAGCTGGCCCGACAGGGGCAGGTATGGTTGCATCTGCAGGAAAACGGAGACGACTTTCTGATAGAGCTTACGGAAGCGCTGTCTGTGGAGGAAACCTATGCCGCAGCATAA